In Sphingobacteriaceae bacterium, the following proteins share a genomic window:
- the rpmF gene encoding 50S ribosomal protein L32 — MPNPKRKMSRSRRDSRRATYKAPSMTISKDSTTGEAHLMHRAHWFEGKLYYKGNVVMEKKA; from the coding sequence ATGCCAAATCCTAAACGCAAAATGTCGCGCTCTCGTAGAGATTCACGTCGCGCAACATACAAAGCACCATCAATGACTATTTCAAAAGATTCAACTACAGGCGAAGCGCATTTGATGCACCGTGCACACTGGTTCGAAGGAAAACTTTACTACAAAGGAAATGTAGTAATGGAGAAAAAAGCATAA
- the plsX gene encoding phosphate acyltransferase PlsX — translation MKIGFDILGGDFAPKNCLEGLVMASKELPADVKLVLIGDSNAAKEYFTKNGVNPDQFDYVHTTETIEMGEHPTKAFSQKPNSSISLGYKLLKEKNIDAFASSGNTGAMLVGAMFTVKAIPGVIRPCITSILPKENGGFGIVLDVGTNADCKPDVLYQFGILGSICAQEVYKIKNPKVGLLNIGEEPEKGNLVTQATHALMKDSKDFNFVGNIEGREVFSDKADVVVCEGFVGNILLKTAEAFYDVIKTRNRSDEYFDKFNYELYGGTPVLGINANVLIGHGISSSLAFKNMLLLAKDVVDAKLNDKIEQIFQ, via the coding sequence ATGAAGATTGGCTTTGATATTTTAGGCGGGGACTTCGCTCCAAAAAATTGTCTTGAAGGACTAGTGATGGCTTCGAAAGAGTTACCAGCCGACGTTAAATTGGTTTTGATTGGTGATAGCAATGCCGCTAAAGAGTACTTTACAAAAAATGGAGTAAACCCAGATCAATTTGACTACGTACATACTACCGAAACTATTGAAATGGGAGAACACCCCACAAAAGCTTTTTCTCAAAAACCCAATAGCAGCATCTCTTTGGGATATAAACTATTAAAAGAAAAAAATATCGACGCTTTTGCGAGTTCTGGCAATACAGGCGCAATGCTTGTAGGAGCCATGTTTACAGTTAAAGCGATTCCTGGCGTAATTCGTCCCTGCATTACCTCTATACTTCCTAAAGAAAATGGAGGATTTGGTATTGTGCTTGATGTAGGAACAAACGCAGATTGCAAACCCGATGTATTATATCAATTCGGAATTTTAGGATCTATTTGTGCGCAGGAAGTTTATAAAATAAAAAATCCAAAAGTTGGCTTGCTCAATATTGGCGAAGAACCTGAAAAGGGAAACCTTGTAACCCAGGCTACTCATGCCTTAATGAAGGATTCTAAAGATTTTAATTTTGTAGGAAACATCGAAGGTCGCGAAGTGTTTTCAGATAAAGCAGATGTAGTAGTTTGCGAAGGTTTTGTAGGAAACATCCTTCTTAAAACGGCGGAAGCTTTTTACGACGTAATAAAAACACGTAACCGCAGCGACGAGTATTTCGATAAATTTAATTACGAACTCTACGGAGGAACACCAGTTCTGGGAATCAATGCCAATGTATTAATTGGCCATGGTATCTCCAGCTCCCTGGCTTTTAAAAACATGTTGTTGCTGGCTAAAGATGTAGTGGATGCCAAGCTGAACGACAAAATAGAACAAATTTTTCAATGA
- a CDS encoding 3-oxoacyl-ACP synthase, with translation MMMKAAITAVAGYLPENILTNKDLEKMIDTTDEWITTRTGIKERHIENDPNKATSDMGVEAVKLLCKKSGLKVEEIDLLICATVTPDMTFPATSNLICAKLGANKAWGFDLGAACSGFIYALTTGAQFIETGRYKKVVVVGADMMSRIIDYTDRTTCVIFGDGAGAVLLEPTTEDVGIKDFILHSDGNGATHLHMKAGGSLRPPSHETVDARMHFVHQEGQAVFKHAVYNMAEVSAKIMEKNNLTAEDVTWLAAHQANKRIIDATSSRMGIGSEKVMMNIERYGNTTAGTIPLLLWDYEKQLKKGDNIILSAFGGGFTWGAVFLKWAYDGSKTGK, from the coding sequence ATGATGATGAAAGCTGCAATCACAGCCGTGGCAGGGTATTTGCCGGAAAACATTCTTACTAATAAAGATCTCGAAAAAATGATTGATACCACGGATGAGTGGATCACTACCCGCACCGGGATCAAAGAAAGACACATAGAGAACGATCCGAATAAAGCTACCTCCGATATGGGCGTAGAAGCTGTAAAACTTCTCTGCAAAAAAAGCGGGCTTAAAGTAGAAGAGATCGACCTTTTAATTTGTGCAACAGTAACGCCTGACATGACTTTTCCCGCAACCTCCAACCTTATTTGCGCTAAACTCGGGGCTAATAAAGCATGGGGCTTCGATCTTGGCGCCGCCTGTTCAGGATTTATTTATGCTCTTACTACGGGTGCTCAATTTATAGAAACAGGTCGTTACAAAAAAGTTGTGGTTGTTGGTGCCGACATGATGAGCCGCATTATCGATTACACCGATAGAACCACATGCGTTATTTTTGGCGATGGTGCCGGAGCCGTTTTATTAGAGCCTACTACAGAAGATGTTGGGATCAAAGATTTTATTTTACACTCCGATGGAAACGGAGCAACACATTTACATATGAAAGCTGGAGGTTCTTTAAGACCACCAAGCCACGAAACCGTGGATGCACGGATGCACTTTGTTCACCAGGAAGGACAGGCTGTTTTTAAACATGCCGTTTACAACATGGCTGAAGTAAGCGCAAAAATTATGGAGAAAAATAATCTAACTGCAGAGGATGTTACCTGGTTAGCAGCGCACCAGGCTAACAAACGCATTATTGATGCTACATCTTCCCGCATGGGTATTGGATCTGAAAAGGTGATGATGAACATCGAACGCTACGGAAATACCACTGCAGGAACTATTCCCCTATTACTTTGGGATTACGAAAAGCAATTGAAAAAAGGAGATAATATTATACTCTCCGCTTTTGGTGGCGGCTTTACCTGGGGGGCAGTGTTCCTGAAATGGGCATACGACGGAAGTAAAACCGGAAAATAA
- a CDS encoding thioredoxin family protein: MKHKKSLIVILLALCTGLFSFSNFLPPLEELALNAAIPLPDYKMKDVSGKDISLNEAKTQKGLLVIFSCNTCPYVKLSASRIKDYSDYCQSNGIGCAIINSNEAQRSEDDSYAEMVKYYGSQHLKCIYAVDEKSQLANAFGAGRTPQCFLFNAKGLIYKGAIDDNVKDPSAVKDPYLKNALTALSKNEIPKTQETKSIGCTIKRIE, translated from the coding sequence ATGAAGCATAAAAAATCTCTAATTGTTATACTACTGGCTCTGTGTACCGGCCTTTTCTCATTCAGTAATTTTCTTCCTCCACTTGAAGAGCTCGCCTTAAATGCTGCTATTCCACTGCCTGATTATAAAATGAAGGATGTTTCGGGTAAAGACATTAGTTTGAATGAAGCAAAAACTCAAAAGGGCTTGCTTGTTATTTTTTCATGTAACACTTGTCCTTACGTTAAACTTAGCGCCAGCCGCATCAAAGATTATTCTGATTATTGCCAGTCTAACGGAATTGGTTGTGCCATAATCAACAGCAATGAAGCTCAACGTAGCGAAGATGATAGTTATGCTGAAATGGTAAAGTATTATGGCTCACAACACTTAAAGTGTATATACGCGGTTGACGAAAAAAGTCAACTGGCCAACGCTTTCGGAGCTGGGCGCACCCCCCAGTGTTTTTTATTTAATGCAAAAGGACTTATTTACAAAGGTGCTATTGACGATAATGTAAAAGATCCGTCGGCGGTTAAAGATCCGTACCTAAAAAATGCCCTTACTGCTTTGAGCAAAAACGAAATTCCAAAAACGCAGGAAACCAAATCTATCGGTTGCACCATTAAACGTATTGAATAA
- a CDS encoding urocanate hydratase gives MSSATTQLTFKELILQGIPSELPAHKTPEQNINHAPKRKDILNADEKKLAIRNALRYFDKKHHAVLAKEFAEELKTYGRIYMYRFRPDYKIYARPIFDYPHQSKQAAAIMHMLSNNLDYAVAQHPQELITYGGNGAVFQNWAQYLLTMQYLATMTDEQTLVLYSGHPMGLFPAPKDSPRVVVTNGMMIPNYSKPDDWEKFNALGVTQYGQMTAGSFMYIGPQGIVHGTTITVMNAARKKFKTEEERRGKLFVTCGLGGMSGAQPKAAKIAGLVSITAEINPKAVKTRHSQGWVDEVFTDLDKLMARTKKAQQNKEAVSLAYEGNVVDLWERLEKDSISVDIGSDQTSLHNPWAGGYYPAGLSLEESNKLMAEKPEHFKKEVQKTLVRHINAVNALAKKGMYFFDYGNAFLLEVSRAGGDVFANKENGEFKYKSYVQDILGPMCFDYGFGPFRWVCASAKPEDLAVTDKLAEEVLEEIYKTAPNEIKQQLHDNIVWIKEAQQNNLVVGSQARILYADSEGRIKIAQAINKAIKEGKISAPVVLGRDHHDVSGTDSPYRETSNIYDGSKFTADMAVQNFVGDSFRGATWISLHNGGGVGWGEVINGGFGLVLDGSAEAERKLEQMLFWDVNNGIARRSWARNDEALFAIKREMARRPDLKVTLPNLVDDKTLEGLI, from the coding sequence ATGTCATCAGCTACGACACAACTCACTTTCAAAGAATTAATACTTCAGGGAATTCCTTCTGAATTGCCTGCTCATAAAACGCCTGAGCAAAACATAAATCATGCTCCCAAGCGTAAAGACATTCTGAATGCCGATGAAAAAAAATTAGCCATCAGAAATGCTCTGCGTTATTTTGATAAAAAACACCACGCGGTTTTAGCAAAAGAATTTGCTGAAGAACTTAAAACTTATGGGCGAATTTACATGTACCGTTTTCGCCCGGATTATAAAATATACGCCCGCCCTATTTTCGATTACCCACATCAATCCAAACAAGCGGCTGCTATTATGCACATGCTTAGCAATAACCTCGACTATGCCGTTGCGCAACATCCTCAGGAACTAATTACTTATGGCGGAAATGGCGCTGTGTTCCAAAACTGGGCACAATACCTTTTAACCATGCAGTATTTAGCAACTATGACCGATGAGCAAACACTCGTGCTCTATAGCGGACATCCAATGGGGCTTTTTCCGGCACCGAAGGATTCTCCACGTGTAGTAGTTACCAATGGGATGATGATTCCGAACTATAGCAAGCCCGATGATTGGGAAAAATTTAACGCACTTGGTGTAACACAATACGGACAAATGACTGCGGGAAGCTTTATGTACATTGGTCCCCAAGGCATCGTACACGGCACTACCATAACCGTTATGAACGCTGCCCGTAAAAAATTTAAAACAGAAGAGGAGCGTCGCGGCAAACTATTTGTCACCTGCGGACTCGGTGGCATGAGTGGCGCGCAACCAAAGGCTGCGAAAATTGCCGGACTTGTTTCTATTACTGCTGAAATAAATCCAAAAGCTGTTAAGACCCGCCATTCACAAGGTTGGGTGGATGAAGTTTTTACCGACCTCGACAAATTAATGGCCCGTACCAAAAAAGCACAACAAAACAAGGAAGCTGTTAGTTTAGCTTATGAAGGTAATGTGGTTGATCTCTGGGAGCGCCTGGAGAAAGACTCCATAAGCGTTGATATTGGAAGCGATCAAACTTCATTGCACAATCCCTGGGCGGGCGGATATTATCCTGCAGGGTTAAGTCTCGAAGAGAGTAATAAACTGATGGCCGAAAAGCCTGAGCACTTTAAAAAAGAAGTTCAGAAAACGCTTGTTCGTCATATAAATGCCGTAAATGCTTTGGCTAAAAAAGGCATGTACTTTTTCGATTATGGAAATGCATTTTTGTTAGAAGTTTCCCGCGCAGGCGGTGATGTATTTGCAAACAAAGAAAATGGTGAGTTCAAATACAAATCGTATGTTCAGGATATCTTAGGGCCCATGTGTTTCGATTATGGCTTTGGTCCTTTCCGTTGGGTGTGCGCATCTGCAAAACCCGAAGATCTTGCTGTAACTGATAAATTAGCAGAAGAAGTTCTCGAGGAGATCTATAAAACTGCGCCTAACGAAATTAAACAACAGTTACATGATAATATTGTGTGGATCAAAGAGGCGCAACAAAATAATTTGGTAGTGGGTTCACAAGCACGTATTCTTTATGCTGACAGTGAAGGACGTATTAAAATTGCGCAGGCGATAAACAAAGCGATCAAAGAAGGGAAAATTTCTGCACCAGTTGTTTTAGGACGCGATCACCATGATGTAAGCGGAACCGACAGCCCTTACCGCGAGACTTCTAACATTTATGATGGAAGTAAATTTACAGCGGACATGGCCGTACAAAACTTTGTTGGAGATTCGTTCAGAGGTGCCACATGGATCAGTCTCCACAATGGTGGTGGTGTTGGTTGGGGTGAAGTTATTAATGGTGGTTTTGGCCTTGTGTTAGATGGAAGTGCAGAAGCAGAGCGTAAATTAGAACAAATGCTTTTCTGGGATGTGAATAATGGGATTGCCCGTAGAAGTTGGGCCCGCAACGATGAAGCGCTATTTGCTATAAAACGCGAAATGGCCCGCCGTCCTGATTTAAAAGTGACGCTTCCCAATTTGGTGGACGATAAAACACTGGAAGGTTTGATTTAA
- a CDS encoding S9 family peptidase translates to MKKFIYTSALVVVSALTAFAQDKTLTIQEAVLKGRTSLAPKRLSNLGFISDSKKIAYIDKNELIILNGQDGKIISSMSTVAFNKALAAGGMDTVSGYEGLKWKNENEFYFKHKKGESLYTIDKKSISKSERKQSDAALENLDEYKEGEIFAHVANNNVYVYVNGESTQVTKDGSYEIVNGKSVHRDEFGIHKGTYWSPNGNFLAYYRMDQSDVTDYPVIDWTSYPAKNVNIKYPMAGNKSHYVTLFVYDLKSKKSTLIKTEGPKEQYLTNVSWSPDEKKIYIAVLNREQNHYKLNEYDAATGAFIKTLFEEKDEKYTEPSNPMLFVKNNPKQFIWQSRKDGFNHFYLYNVDGSLVKQLTKGNWEVKTENGFDEKGENLFFHANEQSPVNQDFYSVNLKSGKMTRLTKDNGFHTVALSKKGDFFIDNFTSCYTPREYRIIQPNGKSSTIYKAENPLKDYKTGKWNLFTIKNSEGTDLYCRMFKPVDFDSTKKYPVLVYLYNGPHSQMVTNTWMAGGEVWYQYMAEKGFIVFTLDGRGTSYRGKAFEQAIHRQVGTKEMEDQLKGVEYLKSLPYVDANRLGVHGWSYGGFMTTSLMTSHAGVFKVAAAGGPVIDWSYYEIMYGERYMDSPQENKEGYDKNNLLNHVDKLKGKLLMIHGAQDDVVVWQHSIMYQKKAVDKGVQLDYYVYPGHMHNVLGKDRAHLMEKICNYFIDNL, encoded by the coding sequence ATGAAAAAATTTATTTATACCTCCGCGCTTGTCGTAGTATCGGCGCTTACTGCTTTTGCACAAGACAAAACTTTAACCATTCAGGAAGCTGTTTTAAAAGGACGCACAAGTCTTGCGCCAAAACGTTTATCTAATCTTGGATTTATTTCCGATTCTAAAAAGATTGCCTACATCGATAAAAACGAACTAATAATTCTAAACGGCCAGGATGGAAAAATAATTTCATCCATGTCGACAGTAGCCTTTAATAAGGCTTTGGCTGCGGGTGGCATGGACACTGTTTCGGGCTACGAAGGTTTAAAATGGAAAAACGAAAACGAATTTTATTTCAAACATAAAAAAGGAGAATCACTTTATACTATCGATAAAAAATCCATTTCAAAATCGGAACGCAAACAGTCAGATGCTGCTTTGGAAAATCTGGATGAGTATAAAGAAGGAGAAATTTTTGCACACGTAGCAAATAATAACGTTTACGTTTACGTCAATGGCGAGTCTACACAAGTTACCAAAGATGGCTCTTACGAAATAGTAAACGGAAAAAGTGTGCACCGCGATGAGTTCGGCATACACAAGGGTACCTACTGGAGTCCGAACGGAAATTTTTTAGCTTATTACAGAATGGATCAAAGCGATGTAACGGATTATCCTGTAATCGACTGGACAAGTTATCCGGCCAAAAACGTAAATATCAAATATCCAATGGCTGGTAACAAAAGTCATTATGTAACATTGTTTGTTTACGATTTAAAGTCTAAAAAAAGCACCTTGATTAAAACAGAAGGTCCAAAAGAACAGTACCTGACGAATGTTTCCTGGAGCCCCGATGAAAAGAAAATTTACATCGCTGTTCTAAACCGCGAACAAAATCACTACAAGCTAAACGAATACGATGCCGCTACGGGAGCTTTCATCAAAACATTATTCGAAGAAAAAGACGAAAAATATACCGAGCCTTCCAATCCAATGCTCTTTGTAAAAAACAATCCAAAACAATTTATCTGGCAAAGCCGCAAAGATGGGTTCAATCATTTTTACTTATATAACGTGGATGGAAGTCTTGTAAAGCAACTCACCAAAGGCAACTGGGAAGTAAAAACTGAAAATGGTTTCGATGAAAAAGGAGAAAATTTATTTTTTCATGCTAACGAACAAAGTCCGGTGAACCAGGATTTTTATTCTGTGAATTTAAAATCCGGAAAAATGACTCGCTTAACCAAAGATAACGGTTTTCACACTGTTGCTTTAAGCAAAAAAGGAGATTTTTTTATCGACAACTTTACGTCCTGCTACACACCACGTGAATACAGGATCATTCAGCCAAACGGAAAATCCTCTACGATCTACAAAGCTGAAAATCCTTTAAAGGATTATAAAACGGGCAAATGGAATTTGTTCACGATTAAAAATAGCGAAGGAACTGACTTGTATTGCCGCATGTTTAAACCGGTAGATTTTGACAGTACTAAAAAATATCCGGTGCTTGTATATCTCTATAACGGTCCGCATTCGCAAATGGTCACTAACACCTGGATGGCCGGCGGAGAAGTATGGTACCAATACATGGCAGAAAAAGGATTTATCGTTTTTACTTTAGATGGCAGAGGAACTTCCTACCGCGGGAAAGCATTTGAGCAGGCTATTCACAGACAAGTAGGAACTAAAGAAATGGAAGACCAGTTAAAAGGTGTGGAATATTTAAAATCATTGCCGTATGTTGACGCTAACCGTTTAGGCGTGCATGGCTGGAGCTACGGAGGTTTTATGACTACTTCCTTAATGACAAGTCACGCAGGAGTGTTTAAAGTAGCTGCTGCTGGCGGTCCGGTAATAGACTGGAGCTACTATGAAATTATGTACGGAGAACGTTATATGGATTCTCCGCAGGAAAATAAAGAAGGGTATGATAAGAATAATCTATTAAATCATGTAGATAAATTAAAAGGAAAACTCTTAATGATTCACGGAGCACAAGATGATGTAGTTGTTTGGCAACATAGCATTATGTACCAAAAGAAAGCCGTAGACAAAGGCGTGCAATTGGATTATTATGTTTATCCCGGACACATGCACAATGTGCTTGGAAAAGACCGCGCGCATTTGATGGAAAAGATCTGTAATTATTTTATAGATAATCTCTAG
- a CDS encoding X-Pro aminopeptidase, with protein sequence MKYQAIDNSLFRENRNKFKNHLKPNSLAVFVSNDIMPTNADGSMGFRQNADLFYLTGIDQEDTILVIFPDVKDGKHKEILFVKETSELIAIWEGAKLNKTQATEVSGIEHIYWHHEFEKIMKAFFIQAENIYLNSNEHTRRYIDAETAQDRFNKTIIAKYPLHKIERSAPIMHRIRAIKSTQEIDLIQQACDITEKGFRRLLGFIKPGVWEYEIEAELIHEFVRNRSQGFAYGPIVASGKNACVLHYVENNQQCKDGDVILLDVAAEYANYASDLTRSIPVNGKYTKRQKEVYNAVLRVHKAATKLLVPGQTFDKYNKEVGELMTEELLQLNLLKTEDVKEQNANWPAYKKYFMHGTSHFLGLDVHDVGFFQEPIQAGMVFTVEPGIYIQEEGLGIRIENNFLVTTNGQLDLMKNIPVEADEIEELMSKTKAMA encoded by the coding sequence ATGAAATACCAGGCCATCGACAATAGTTTATTCAGAGAAAATAGAAATAAATTCAAAAATCATTTGAAGCCAAATTCGCTGGCTGTTTTTGTAAGCAACGATATTATGCCTACAAATGCCGATGGCAGCATGGGTTTCAGACAGAATGCGGATTTATTTTATCTGACAGGAATTGATCAGGAAGATACGATTCTTGTTATTTTTCCAGACGTAAAAGATGGTAAACACAAAGAAATTTTATTTGTAAAAGAAACCAGTGAACTTATTGCCATCTGGGAAGGTGCTAAACTAAATAAAACGCAGGCAACAGAAGTAAGCGGAATAGAGCATATATATTGGCATCATGAATTTGAAAAAATCATGAAAGCTTTTTTTATACAGGCCGAAAATATTTATCTGAATAGTAATGAGCACACACGCCGGTATATCGATGCAGAAACAGCGCAAGACCGCTTTAATAAAACAATCATTGCAAAATATCCCTTGCATAAAATTGAACGCAGCGCGCCAATCATGCACCGCATACGTGCTATCAAAAGCACGCAGGAAATTGACTTGATTCAACAAGCTTGTGACATTACAGAAAAAGGATTTCGCAGATTATTAGGTTTTATTAAGCCTGGGGTTTGGGAATATGAAATTGAAGCGGAATTAATTCATGAGTTTGTGCGTAACCGCTCTCAGGGTTTTGCGTACGGACCCATTGTAGCTAGTGGTAAGAACGCATGTGTTCTTCACTATGTAGAAAATAACCAACAATGTAAAGACGGAGACGTAATATTATTGGACGTAGCTGCTGAGTATGCAAATTACGCAAGTGATTTAACCCGTTCTATTCCGGTAAACGGAAAATACACAAAACGTCAGAAGGAAGTTTACAATGCAGTTTTGCGTGTTCACAAAGCAGCAACCAAATTGTTGGTGCCTGGACAAACCTTTGATAAATACAACAAAGAAGTAGGTGAGTTGATGACGGAAGAATTGTTGCAGTTGAATTTATTAAAAACAGAAGACGTAAAAGAACAAAATGCGAATTGGCCAGCATACAAAAAATATTTTATGCATGGTACCAGTCATTTTTTAGGATTAGATGTGCACGATGTTGGATTCTTCCAGGAGCCGATCCAGGCAGGCATGGTGTTTACGGTGGAGCCGGGCATTTACATTCAGGAAGAAGGTTTAGGTATTCGTATAGAAAATAATTTCCTTGTTACTACAAACGGCCAGCTGGATCTCATGAAAAATATTCCAGTTGAAGCAGATGAGATTGAAGAATTAATGAGTAAGACAAAAGCTATGGCTTAG
- the lysS gene encoding lysine--tRNA ligase encodes MSIQLSEQEVLRRQKLSELTAMGIDAYPAEEFKVNANALDIKENYERDKLNYKDISIAGRLMSVRDMGKASFAVIQDATGRVQLYVRKDDICPGEDKSLYDIVWKKLIDFGDIIGVQGYVFTTKTGEISIHVTSLKLLSKSLKPLPVVKTDDSGNSFDEVSDPEFRFRQRYVDLIINPQVRDTFKKRTQLVNSIRQSLNNAGMLEVETPILQSIPGGATARPFITHHNALNMPLYLRIANELYLKRLIVGGFEGVFEFAKDFRNEGMDRTHNPEFTILEFYVAYKDYNWMMSFTEKLLEKVAMDLYGTTEVTVGDKQIDFKAPFKRVTMYESIKEFTGFEIGALDEDGLRDVCKKLNIHTETSMGKGKLVDEIFSAKCEGNYIQPTFITDYPVEMSPLTKKHRTIEGLVERFELMVNGKEIANAYSELNDPIDQRARFEEQVKLMERGDDEAMFIDHDFLRALEYGMPPTAGIGIGIDRLTMLFTNNVNIQEVLFFPQMRPEVVTSAEAAETGK; translated from the coding sequence ATGTCCATTCAATTAAGCGAACAAGAGGTATTAAGAAGACAAAAATTAAGCGAATTAACCGCTATGGGTATCGATGCGTATCCTGCAGAAGAATTTAAAGTAAATGCAAATGCTTTAGATATAAAGGAAAATTACGAACGCGATAAATTAAATTACAAAGATATTTCTATTGCGGGCCGTTTAATGAGTGTGCGTGATATGGGCAAGGCAAGCTTTGCTGTGATCCAGGATGCAACCGGCCGTGTTCAGTTGTATGTGCGTAAAGATGATATTTGTCCTGGAGAAGATAAATCCTTATACGATATTGTTTGGAAAAAACTTATTGATTTTGGTGACATTATTGGGGTACAGGGGTACGTATTTACTACTAAAACGGGAGAAATTTCTATTCACGTAACTTCTTTAAAATTATTAAGTAAATCGTTGAAGCCATTACCTGTTGTAAAAACAGACGATAGTGGGAACTCTTTTGATGAGGTAAGTGACCCTGAATTCAGATTCCGTCAGCGTTACGTGGATTTAATTATCAATCCACAAGTGCGCGATACTTTTAAAAAACGCACACAGCTTGTAAATTCTATCCGTCAAAGTTTAAACAATGCGGGCATGCTGGAAGTTGAAACTCCTATCCTGCAGAGTATTCCCGGTGGTGCAACGGCTCGCCCGTTTATTACACATCACAACGCTTTAAATATGCCACTTTATTTGCGTATTGCCAATGAGCTTTACCTAAAACGTCTTATCGTTGGTGGATTTGAGGGTGTATTTGAATTTGCAAAAGATTTCAGAAATGAAGGAATGGACCGTACACATAATCCTGAATTCACTATTCTCGAATTTTATGTAGCTTACAAAGACTATAACTGGATGATGAGCTTCACTGAAAAATTACTTGAGAAAGTTGCTATGGATCTTTATGGCACTACAGAGGTAACGGTTGGCGACAAGCAGATTGATTTTAAAGCGCCATTTAAACGCGTAACCATGTACGAGTCTATTAAAGAATTTACCGGATTCGAAATCGGAGCATTGGATGAAGATGGCCTTCGCGATGTTTGTAAAAAACTAAATATCCACACCGAAACCAGCATGGGTAAAGGGAAATTGGTAGATGAAATTTTTAGTGCGAAATGTGAAGGAAATTATATCCAACCAACTTTTATTACTGATTATCCTGTAGAGATGAGTCCGCTGACAAAAAAACACAGAACTATTGAAGGTTTGGTTGAGCGTTTCGAGTTAATGGTAAATGGCAAAGAAATTGCAAATGCATACAGTGAGTTAAATGATCCGATTGATCAGCGTGCACGTTTTGAAGAGCAGGTTAAATTAATGGAACGGGGTGATGATGAAGCGATGTTTATCGACCATGATTTTTTAAGGGCGCTTGAATACGGTATGCCGCCTACAGCGGGCATCGGCATTGGAATCGACCGTCTGACTATGCTTTTTACAAATAACGTAAACATACAGGAGGTTTTATTTTTTCCTCAAATGCGACCTGAGGTTGTAACCTCTGCTGAAGCTGCTGAGACTGGTAAATAA
- a CDS encoding RNA polymerase subunit sigma has product MTAVEFNTRIVQEKSSLKNFALSLTHNIDDALDLLQDTYVKAITYRSKFEESTNLKAWLFTIMKNTFINAYRRNTKTKQLISKGDDIAMNRAFKQNSYDHCESRIHAKDIIRQIENLDDDYKVPFARYYTGYKYEEIAKEMSLPLGTIKSRIFIARKILMTAISQRNS; this is encoded by the coding sequence ATGACAGCGGTTGAATTTAATACAAGAATAGTTCAGGAAAAAAGTTCGCTTAAAAACTTTGCTCTTAGTCTTACCCATAACATTGATGATGCCTTAGATCTTCTGCAGGACACCTATGTGAAAGCAATAACTTACAGAAGTAAATTTGAAGAAAGCACCAATTTGAAAGCCTGGTTGTTTACAATTATGAAAAACACTTTCATAAATGCTTACCGTCGCAACACAAAAACAAAACAACTCATAAGCAAGGGCGACGATATAGCTATGAACCGCGCCTTTAAACAGAATAGTTACGATCATTGCGAAAGCCGCATTCACGCAAAAGATATTATCCGTCAAATCGAAAACCTGGATGATGATTATAAGGTTCCTTTTGCAAGATACTATACGGGTTATAAATACGAAGAGATTGCAAAAGAAATGTCCTTACCTCTGGGTACAATCAAGAGCCGGATTTTTATTGCAAGGAAAATTCTTATGACTGCAATTAGCCAGAGAAACTCCTGA